In one window of Helianthus annuus cultivar XRQ/B chromosome 17, HanXRQr2.0-SUNRISE, whole genome shotgun sequence DNA:
- the LOC110921336 gene encoding IRK-interacting protein: MDVSFSSASSSSSSSLSPHPRHLLPPFTPIQECETEGTEENESCEPTSLKVTPSDCSETNKELYCVHQRTPLKSSKKRPESHGDSGNKSDDRGVLLNKCRPSAREKFSVVPLDTTTTGRHSGSSPNGLFKSLFSSLKKSPKPGSSSSERLTPVPVKEEEWKGAVAELSHKLILATKKRDEAVQEAARLKCSMVELEKKLNKLELYCHNLKSGLDDCANANKSSTMNYEPIKIGDHDRVIEHFLVSVSESRTSMRHLSRSLTVQLPQIDGGKLYDRIQLLLQPYEIKISSTTNPRILLLYLEALLNRAFFEDFEAPGFRKSGSNHTLNPIHRCEENFKSFMRLKELSWEVVLNNGTKQFSEEFSKFCDRKMSEVVGMLGWTRAWPEQLLQAFFGASKAVWLVHLLANSVHPGLPIFRVEKGVRFDPIYMEDMGGDKARRFMSPTVRVMVEPGFYIYGNVVKCKVICRYHSNNGYISVSPNSTPL, translated from the exons ATGGATGTTTCGTTCTCTTCGGcttcttcttcttcgtcttcTTCGCTCTCTCCTCACCcgcgtcatcttcttcctcctttCACCCCC ATACAAGAATGTGAAACAGAAGGGACAGAAGAAAACGAGTCGTGTGAGCCGACGAGTTTAAAAGTTACACCAAGTGATTGTTCCGAAACGAATAAAGAATTATACTGTGTGCATCAACGGACACCCCTCAAATCGTCGAAAAAGAGACCGGAGTCACACGGTGACTCCGGAAACAAATCTGACGACCGAGGGGTGTTGCTCAACAAATGTCGACCGAGTGCTAGAGAAAAGTTCTCGGTCGTTCCACTTGACACCACCACCACCGGACGTCACTCCGGTTCGAGCCCGAACGGGCTATTCAAATCACTTTTCTCATCTTTAAAGAAGAGCCCAAAACCGGGTTCATCTTCGTCCGAAAGATTGACTCCGGTTCCTGTTAAGGAGGAGGAGTGGAAGGGTGCGGTAGCTGAGCTTTCGCATAAGCTCATTCTCGCTACGAAAAAGCGAGATGAAGCCGTGCAAGAAGCTGCACGGCTAAAATGTTCAATGGTTGAGCTTGAAAAGAAGCTAAACAAACTTGAATTGTATTGTCATAATCTAAAATCCGGTCTGGATGACTGCGCGAATGCGAATAAATCAAGTACGATGAATTATGAACCGATCAAGATCGGGGACCATGATCGAGTGATCGAGCATTTCCTTGTGTCGGTTTCGGAGTCTAGGACGTCGATGAGGCATCTCAGCCGTTCGTTAACCGTACAGCTCCCTCAAATCGACGGTGGGAAGTTATACGACCGGATACAGTTACTTCTCCAACCGTATGAGATAAAGATATCGTCAACAACGAACCCGAGGATCTTGCTTTTGTACCTCGAAGCGCTCCTCAACCGAGCGTTTTTCGAGGATTTTGAAGCGCCCGGGTTTAGGAAATCCGGGTCGAATCATACGCTTAACCCGATCCATAGGTGTGAGGAGAATTTTAAATCGTTTATGCGGTTAAAGGAGTTAAGTTGGGAGGTGGTTTTAAACAATGGGACTAAACAGTTTAGTGAGGAGTTTAGTAAGTTTTGCGATCGGAAGATGAGTGAGGTGGTGGGTATGTTGGGGTGGACCCGCGCTTGGCCCGAACAGCTTTTGCAAGCGTTTTTTGGTGCGTCGAAAGCGGTTTGGTTGGTGCACCTTTTGGCTAATTCGGTTCATCCGGGACTACCTATTTTTAGAGTGGAGAAAGGGGTCCGGTTCGATCCAATTTACATGGAGGATATGGGTGGGGATAAAGCGAGGAGGTTCATGTCGCCTACGGTTCGAGTCATGGTCGAACCAGGGTTCTACATCTATGGAAATGTGGTCAAGTGCAAAGTCATATGCAGGTATCATAGCAACAATGGGTACATAAGTGTGTCACCTAATAGTACCCCTTTATGA